A DNA window from Caulobacter mirabilis contains the following coding sequences:
- the timA gene encoding TIM44-related membrane protein TimA — MKALELVIFAVFAVVVLYQLYAVLGRRIGRQPEDLPAPVATSDPVLQQPEPADEGAPATGLAAVRQRDPSFDVGHFLSGARQAYEMIVIAFAEGDRATLKNLLSPAVAESFEGAIDTREAEGRSEKVEFLHPPRADLESIDVDGDAVRAVVRFLAEFRSRSKGPEGEAVDDRRTAELWTFERNLNSRDPNWTLVHVDAAEA, encoded by the coding sequence GTGAAGGCCCTCGAACTCGTCATCTTCGCCGTCTTCGCCGTCGTGGTGCTCTACCAGCTCTACGCCGTGCTCGGCCGCCGCATCGGTCGCCAACCCGAAGACCTGCCGGCGCCCGTCGCCACGTCCGATCCCGTGCTGCAGCAGCCTGAGCCTGCCGACGAGGGAGCGCCCGCCACCGGCCTGGCCGCCGTGCGCCAGCGCGATCCGTCGTTCGATGTCGGTCATTTCCTGTCCGGCGCCCGCCAGGCCTACGAGATGATCGTGATCGCCTTCGCCGAGGGCGACCGCGCCACGCTGAAGAACCTGCTGTCGCCCGCTGTGGCGGAGAGCTTCGAGGGGGCGATCGACACCCGTGAGGCGGAAGGTCGCAGCGAGAAGGTCGAGTTCCTGCATCCGCCCCGCGCCGACCTGGAGTCGATCGACGTCGACGGCGACGCCGTTCGCGCGGTGGTCCGCTTCCTGGCCGAGTTCCGCTCGCGCTCGAAGGGCCCCGAGGGCGAGGCGGTCGACGATCGCCGCACCGCCGAGCTCTGGACGTTCGAACGTAATCTTAACAGCCGCGACCCCAACTGGACCCTGGTTCACGTAGACGCCGCGGAGGCGTGA
- a CDS encoding DUF1330 domain-containing protein gives MAAYLIFQRDKTTDPAELKTYSGLAGATMASHKATPHVVYGRHEVLEGAEVEGVVVLSFPTMEEARAWYDSPAYTAARQHRFKGAEYRVVLVQGL, from the coding sequence ATGGCCGCCTACCTCATCTTCCAGCGCGACAAGACCACCGACCCCGCCGAGCTGAAGACCTACTCGGGCCTCGCCGGCGCGACCATGGCCAGCCACAAGGCGACGCCGCACGTCGTCTACGGCCGGCACGAGGTGCTCGAAGGCGCCGAGGTCGAGGGCGTCGTCGTCCTGTCCTTCCCGACAATGGAAGAGGCCAGGGCCTGGTACGACAGCCCCGCCTACACCGCGGCGCGCCAGCACCGTTTCAAGGGCGCGGAATACCGCGTGGTGCTGGTCCAGGGCCTTTGA
- a CDS encoding Smr/MutS family protein, with the protein MPPRKIQPEEARLWGHVTATVRPLPGRLSPKIEAEAPAKAKPAEDAPARLPIAEAKAARHRPKPPAAPDRIEPGRHRRIIRGREPLEARIDLHGLTHDRARAALEAFLLRVWDEGCREALVITGKGTQGEGIIRRFTPEWLAAPPLRDIVAGVSSAHRRHGGDGALYVALKRKSRG; encoded by the coding sequence GTGCCGCCCCGGAAGATTCAGCCCGAAGAGGCGCGGCTCTGGGGCCATGTCACCGCCACCGTCAGGCCGCTGCCCGGCCGCCTGTCGCCGAAGATCGAGGCGGAGGCGCCCGCGAAGGCCAAGCCGGCCGAGGATGCGCCGGCTCGCCTGCCCATCGCCGAAGCCAAGGCGGCGCGCCACCGTCCGAAGCCGCCCGCCGCTCCGGACCGTATCGAGCCCGGCCGTCACCGCCGGATCATCCGCGGCCGCGAGCCGCTGGAAGCCCGCATCGACCTGCACGGCCTCACCCACGACCGGGCCCGGGCGGCGCTGGAGGCCTTCCTGCTGCGCGTCTGGGACGAGGGCTGCCGCGAGGCCCTGGTCATCACCGGCAAGGGAACGCAGGGCGAGGGGATCATCCGCCGGTTCACGCCCGAGTGGCTGGCCGCGCCGCCGCTGCGCGACATCGTCGCCGGCGTCTCCTCGGCCCACCGCCGCCACGGCGGCGACGGAGCCCTCTACGTCGCCCTGAAAAGAAAAAGCCGCGGCTGA
- the hisB gene encoding imidazoleglycerol-phosphate dehydratase HisB has protein sequence MARTAEVTRETKETQIRVWIDLDGTGESTISTGIGFFDHMLEGFARHGGFDLKVETKGDLHIDMHHTVEDTGIVLGQAVKQALDGFKGIRRFGSAYIPMDETLTRCALDLSNRPYLIWKVEFSRPKVGDMDTELFKEFHHAFAMNSGTCLHLETLYGDNTHHIAESGFKALARALREAVELDPKTHGRAPSTKGVL, from the coding sequence ATGGCCCGCACGGCCGAAGTGACGCGCGAGACGAAGGAGACGCAGATCCGCGTCTGGATCGATCTCGACGGGACCGGTGAATCGACGATCTCCACCGGGATCGGTTTCTTCGACCATATGCTGGAAGGCTTCGCCCGACACGGCGGCTTCGACCTGAAGGTCGAGACCAAGGGCGACCTGCACATCGACATGCACCACACCGTCGAGGACACCGGCATCGTGCTGGGCCAGGCGGTGAAACAGGCCCTGGACGGGTTCAAGGGCATCCGCCGCTTCGGCAGCGCCTACATCCCCATGGACGAGACGCTGACGCGCTGCGCTCTGGACCTGTCCAACCGGCCCTATCTGATCTGGAAGGTCGAGTTCTCGCGGCCCAAGGTCGGCGATATGGACACCGAGCTGTTCAAGGAGTTCCACCACGCGTTCGCCATGAACTCGGGGACCTGCCTGCATCTCGAAACCCTGTATGGCGACAACACCCACCATATCGCCGAAAGCGGCTTCAAGGCCCTGGCCCGCGCCCTCCGCGAAGCGGTGGAGCTGGATCCCAAGACCCACGGCCGCGCTCCCTCCACCAAGGGCGTGCTCTAG
- the dnaQ gene encoding DNA polymerase III subunit epsilon, whose amino-acid sequence MARHLVLDTETTGLDPRTGHRLIEIACVEVIDFIPTNRSFHEYVHPDREIDADAERVHGISLAFLKDKPRFHEIVDKFLDFVGDDPIVAHNAPFDRSFVNAELQRLGRTPPPDDRWIDTLALAKKKFPGMYNSLDALCKRMKISLASRDKHGALIDAELLAAVYLELQGGKERALDLTVETVARAQASIQSIVYGARPRPLAPRSTEQERAAHEAFVRGVLKDKAVWLKYGI is encoded by the coding sequence ATGGCGCGCCACCTCGTCCTCGATACTGAGACCACCGGCCTCGATCCCCGGACGGGTCACCGGCTGATCGAAATCGCCTGTGTCGAGGTGATCGACTTCATCCCGACGAACCGGAGTTTCCACGAGTACGTCCATCCGGACCGCGAGATCGACGCCGACGCCGAGCGCGTGCACGGCATCTCGCTGGCCTTCCTGAAGGACAAGCCGCGCTTCCACGAGATCGTCGACAAGTTCCTGGACTTCGTCGGCGATGATCCGATCGTCGCGCACAACGCGCCCTTCGACCGAAGCTTCGTGAACGCCGAACTGCAACGGCTGGGTCGCACCCCGCCGCCGGACGACCGCTGGATCGACACCTTGGCCCTGGCCAAGAAGAAGTTTCCTGGGATGTACAACTCCCTGGACGCGCTCTGTAAGCGGATGAAGATCTCGCTGGCCTCGCGCGACAAGCACGGAGCGCTGATCGACGCCGAGCTGCTGGCGGCGGTGTATCTGGAGCTTCAGGGCGGCAAGGAGCGAGCGCTGGACCTCACCGTCGAGACGGTCGCCCGCGCCCAGGCCTCGATCCAGTCGATCGTCTACGGCGCGCGCCCCCGTCCGCTCGCGCCGCGCTCGACCGAACAAGAAAGAGCCGCGCACGAGGCCTTCGTGCGCGGCGTCCTCAAGGATAAGGCTGTCTGGCTGAAGTACGGGATCTGA
- a CDS encoding phosphoribosyl-ATP diphosphatase — protein sequence MSRLSEVLDRLAATIEARRGADPSESWTAKLLADPTLAAKKLGEEAVETVLAAALKDRDALAAESADVLYHLLALLAASGVSLDEVAAKLEAREGRSGVAEKASRTP from the coding sequence ATGAGCCGACTGAGCGAAGTCCTCGACCGGCTGGCGGCGACCATCGAGGCGCGCCGCGGGGCCGACCCGTCGGAATCCTGGACGGCCAAGCTGCTGGCCGATCCGACCCTGGCCGCCAAGAAGCTGGGCGAGGAGGCGGTCGAGACGGTGCTGGCCGCGGCGCTGAAGGACCGCGACGCCCTGGCCGCCGAGAGCGCCGACGTTCTTTACCACCTGCTGGCTCTGTTGGCCGCGAGCGGCGTGTCGCTGGACGAGGTGGCGGCGAAGCTGGAGGCGCGCGAGGGGCGGTCGGGCGTGGCTGAAAAGGCCTCGCGGACGCCTTAG
- the hisA gene encoding 1-(5-phosphoribosyl)-5-[(5-phosphoribosylamino)methylideneamino]imidazole-4-carboxamide isomerase, whose amino-acid sequence MILYPAIDLKDGRCVRLLHGDLSKETVFNDSPANQAERFQRQGFSWLHVVDLNGAVEGRPVNAEAVASILNAVSIPVQLGGGVRTMESIETWIEAGVSRVILGTVAVKDPALVKAAAREWPEQIAVAIDARDGVVATEGWVGDSDLGVIELAKRFEDAGVAALIVTDIGRDGAMVGVNVAQVGEVADAVAIPVIASGGIASVKDLELLKARKGVPIAGAVLGRSLYEGAVDPAKALAIAGG is encoded by the coding sequence GTGATCCTGTACCCCGCCATCGATCTGAAGGACGGCCGGTGCGTGCGTCTGCTGCACGGCGACCTGAGCAAGGAAACGGTCTTCAACGACAGCCCGGCCAATCAGGCCGAGCGCTTCCAGCGACAGGGCTTCTCCTGGCTGCACGTCGTCGACCTGAACGGCGCCGTCGAGGGGCGGCCGGTCAACGCCGAGGCGGTGGCCAGCATCCTGAACGCCGTCTCGATCCCCGTGCAGCTGGGCGGCGGCGTCCGCACCATGGAATCGATCGAGACCTGGATCGAGGCCGGCGTCAGCCGGGTCATCCTGGGCACCGTGGCCGTCAAGGATCCCGCGCTGGTCAAGGCCGCCGCCCGCGAGTGGCCCGAGCAGATCGCCGTCGCCATCGACGCCCGGGACGGCGTCGTCGCCACCGAGGGCTGGGTCGGCGACTCTGATCTGGGCGTGATCGAGCTGGCCAAGCGGTTCGAGGACGCCGGCGTGGCGGCCTTGATCGTCACCGACATCGGCCGTGACGGCGCCATGGTCGGGGTCAATGTCGCCCAGGTCGGCGAGGTCGCCGACGCCGTGGCCATCCCGGTGATCGCCTCGGGCGGCATCGCTTCGGTCAAGGACCTGGAACTGCTCAAGGCCCGCAAGGGCGTTCCGATCGCCGGCGCCGTGCTGGGCCGCTCGCTCTACGAGGGCGCGGTCGACCCGGCCAAGGCCCTGGCCATCGCGGGCGGCTGA
- a CDS encoding adenosine kinase, with the protein MTALYDVAAIGNAIVDVIAPCEDAFLTAEGLVKGSMQLVEEQQAIALYGRMAQALETSGGSAGNTVAGVASFGGRSAYLGKVAKDQLGEVFAHDMKAIGVGFDTAPLIGGPATARSMINVTPDGQRTMCTFLGASVELTPDDVTPEIIEGSTIVYLEGYLFDPSEARRAFAKAAALAHGAGRKIAITLSDSFVVERHRDALLGFVETQCDIVLANEAEVKALFQTDDFDAAAAKLGAMTDLCAITRSEQGSLILAGGESAVVPAFPVEKVVDTTGAGDQYAAGFLLGVARGLPLAVSGRLGSLAAAEVIGHYGPRPQVSLEALAKAEGLI; encoded by the coding sequence ATGACCGCCCTTTACGACGTCGCCGCCATCGGCAACGCCATCGTCGACGTGATCGCCCCTTGCGAGGACGCGTTCCTGACCGCCGAAGGCCTCGTGAAGGGCTCCATGCAGCTGGTCGAGGAACAGCAGGCGATCGCGCTCTACGGCCGCATGGCGCAGGCGCTGGAGACCTCGGGCGGCTCGGCGGGCAACACGGTGGCGGGCGTCGCCAGCTTCGGCGGCCGGTCGGCCTATCTGGGCAAGGTGGCCAAGGATCAGCTGGGCGAGGTCTTTGCTCACGACATGAAGGCCATCGGCGTCGGCTTCGACACCGCGCCGCTGATCGGCGGCCCGGCCACGGCGCGCAGCATGATCAACGTGACGCCCGACGGCCAGCGCACCATGTGCACCTTCCTGGGCGCGTCGGTTGAGCTGACCCCGGACGACGTGACGCCGGAGATCATCGAAGGCTCCACCATCGTCTACCTGGAAGGCTACCTGTTCGACCCGAGCGAGGCCCGCCGCGCCTTCGCCAAGGCGGCGGCTCTGGCCCACGGCGCGGGCCGCAAGATCGCGATCACCCTGTCGGACTCGTTCGTGGTCGAGCGCCATCGCGACGCCCTGCTCGGCTTCGTCGAGACCCAGTGCGACATCGTCCTGGCCAACGAGGCCGAGGTGAAGGCGCTGTTCCAGACCGACGACTTCGACGCCGCCGCCGCGAAACTGGGCGCCATGACCGACCTCTGCGCCATCACCCGCAGCGAGCAGGGCTCCCTGATCCTCGCAGGCGGGGAATCGGCCGTGGTTCCGGCCTTCCCGGTCGAGAAAGTCGTGGACACGACGGGCGCGGGCGACCAATACGCAGCGGGTTTCCTGCTCGGCGTGGCGCGCGGCCTTCCGCTCGCCGTCAGCGGGCGACTGGGTTCCCTGGCCGCGGCCGAGGTCATCGGCCACTACGGCCCCAGGCCGCAGGTCTCGCTCGAGGCCCTGGCGAAGGCGGAAGGACTGATCTGA
- the mltA gene encoding murein transglycosylase A: MRFRVLGAALALVVAACATPKRDGPLVPPPKPRPIPEKPVPPPPPPPTVWLPFSELPGWDREDHLAALEAFKATCGVARDPAVNTVCRKARQMPPPDDQSARAFLEENFRATPIGGDGLLTAYFAPVYEARISNRDGFSAPVMAKPDDLVLVDPAELDSSAAPGPRIPARLRGGKAEAYPDRATIEAEQRGVVLAWMRPEDLFFLQIQGSGVLTLPDGRRKRVAFAAHNGRPFVGIAKPLRERGLLADNNTSGDSIKRWLAEHRGPEAEEIMRLNPRYVFFSIADDDGREPAGAAGVPLPPGRAIAVDNSRHSMGELFWIDASAPVLTDAFPVYRRLAVALDTGGAIKGEVRADLYMGKGDAAGAEAGRVRHTLRMYRLAPIGGS, from the coding sequence ATGCGATTTCGAGTTCTCGGGGCGGCGTTGGCGCTGGTCGTGGCGGCCTGCGCCACGCCGAAGCGTGACGGCCCGCTGGTCCCGCCGCCCAAGCCGCGGCCGATCCCCGAAAAACCGGTTCCGCCCCCGCCGCCCCCGCCGACCGTCTGGCTGCCCTTCTCCGAGCTGCCGGGCTGGGACCGCGAAGATCACCTGGCGGCGCTCGAGGCTTTCAAGGCGACCTGCGGCGTCGCCCGCGACCCCGCCGTGAACACGGTCTGCCGCAAAGCGCGCCAGATGCCGCCGCCCGACGACCAATCCGCCCGCGCCTTCCTGGAAGAGAATTTCCGCGCCACGCCGATCGGCGGCGACGGCCTGCTGACCGCCTATTTCGCACCGGTCTACGAGGCCCGCATCTCCAACCGCGACGGCTTCTCCGCTCCGGTGATGGCCAAGCCGGACGACCTGGTTCTGGTCGATCCGGCGGAGCTCGATTCTTCGGCCGCGCCCGGCCCTCGCATCCCGGCCCGCCTGCGCGGCGGCAAGGCCGAGGCCTATCCGGATCGCGCGACGATCGAGGCCGAGCAGCGTGGCGTCGTCCTGGCCTGGATGCGGCCGGAAGACCTGTTCTTCCTGCAGATCCAAGGCTCGGGCGTGCTGACGCTGCCCGACGGTCGCCGCAAGCGCGTCGCCTTCGCCGCCCATAACGGCAGGCCGTTCGTCGGCATCGCCAAGCCGCTGCGCGAGCGAGGCCTGCTGGCCGACAACAACACTTCCGGCGACTCGATCAAGCGTTGGCTGGCCGAGCATCGCGGCCCCGAGGCTGAGGAGATCATGCGGCTGAACCCGCGCTACGTCTTCTTCAGCATCGCCGACGACGACGGCCGCGAGCCCGCCGGCGCCGCGGGCGTTCCATTGCCGCCGGGCCGGGCGATCGCCGTGGACAACAGTCGCCACAGCATGGGCGAACTGTTCTGGATCGACGCCAGCGCTCCGGTGCTGACCGACGCCTTCCCGGTCTACCGCCGCCTGGCGGTGGCGCTGGACACCGGCGGCGCGATCAAGGGCGAGGTGCGCGCCGACCTCTACATGGGCAAGGGTGACGCCGCGGGGGCCGAGGCCGGCCGCGTGCGCCACACCCTGCGCATGTACCGCCTGGCGCCGATCGGAGGCTCCTGA
- the secB gene encoding protein-export chaperone SecB: protein MSDTPSAPAANGENGAATEQPGFRILAQFVRDFSFENPNAPESLRADSAGLQPQIDIGVEMNARGRQDGLFEVDLKLTATAKRGDKTAFHVELLYGGLFAISGVPEADLEAVLLIECPRFLFPYARRLISDVTSEGGFPPFQLDPIDFAGVYAARKAQAGGEGGLVGNA from the coding sequence ATGAGCGATACGCCCTCCGCGCCCGCCGCCAATGGCGAGAACGGCGCCGCCACCGAACAGCCCGGATTCCGCATTCTCGCGCAGTTCGTTCGGGACTTCTCGTTCGAGAATCCGAACGCGCCGGAATCCCTGCGCGCCGACTCCGCCGGCCTGCAGCCGCAGATCGACATCGGCGTCGAGATGAACGCGCGCGGTCGCCAGGACGGTCTGTTCGAAGTCGACCTGAAGCTCACGGCCACCGCCAAGCGCGGCGACAAGACGGCCTTCCACGTCGAGCTGCTGTACGGCGGCCTGTTCGCCATCAGCGGCGTGCCGGAAGCCGATCTGGAAGCGGTGCTGCTGATCGAGTGCCCGCGCTTCCTGTTCCCGTACGCTCGTCGCCTGATCTCGGACGTGACGTCCGAGGGCGGCTTCCCGCCGTTCCAACTGGACCCGATTGATTTCGCCGGCGTCTACGCGGCCCGCAAGGCCCAGGCCGGCGGTGAAGGCGGCCTGGTCGGCAACGCCTAA
- the coaE gene encoding dephospho-CoA kinase (Dephospho-CoA kinase (CoaE) performs the final step in coenzyme A biosynthesis.) — protein MIVVGLTGSIGMGKSTTAAMFATEGAPVYDADAEVHALYAKGGAAVAPLDEAFPGVVRDGAVDRALLSRQVVGKPDELKRLEAIVHPLVGATRAGFFEKAAAQGADIVILDIPLLFETGGEKRVDAVVVVSAPADIQRQRVLARPDMTEEKLDAILARQMADVEKRARAHFVIDTGQGLDHARDQVREVLAKLRDPAYVATLRRVEGGGEAAH, from the coding sequence ATGATCGTCGTCGGACTGACCGGCTCCATCGGCATGGGCAAGTCGACCACGGCGGCCATGTTCGCGACCGAGGGCGCGCCCGTCTACGACGCCGACGCCGAGGTCCACGCCCTTTACGCCAAGGGCGGCGCGGCGGTGGCCCCGCTGGATGAAGCCTTTCCCGGCGTGGTGCGCGACGGCGCGGTCGACCGCGCCCTGCTGAGCCGGCAGGTGGTCGGCAAGCCGGACGAACTGAAGCGCCTGGAGGCGATCGTCCATCCGCTGGTCGGCGCCACCCGCGCCGGCTTCTTCGAGAAGGCCGCCGCCCAGGGGGCCGACATCGTGATTCTCGACATCCCGCTGCTGTTCGAGACCGGCGGCGAGAAGCGCGTCGACGCGGTCGTGGTGGTTTCGGCGCCGGCGGACATCCAGCGACAGCGCGTCCTGGCGCGTCCGGACATGACCGAGGAGAAGCTCGACGCCATCCTCGCCCGCCAGATGGCCGACGTCGAAAAGCGAGCGCGCGCCCACTTCGTCATCGACACAGGACAGGGGCTGGACCACGCTCGCGATCAAGTCCGCGAGGTGCTCGCAAAGCTCCGCGATCCCGCCTATGTCGCGACCCTGCGCCGGGTTGAAGGCGGCGGCGAAGCGGCTCATTGA
- a CDS encoding FAD-dependent oxidoreductase → MTERVLIIGAGMAGLFTALALGASGRQVDILERDPPAPDGGADDAFETWNRRGVGHLRHSHAFLARLRKIIVDNHPALLDELKAAGVQELKFADGLNPIAKARYRARPEDAGLTVLTSRRTTLELVLRRYVERMANVTLHSGVNAAGLLGSLDGENRYVVRGLRLEDADGLREEEADLVVDAAGRMSQGFEWLAEAGVSTPEESEDAGILYYTRHYRLRPDQDAPERAAAPAAGDLGYIKYGLFPADNRCFSITLAVPEIEQTLRQAVLKPETFDRICSLLPGIARWTDVERSEPISKVFGMGDLKSRWRDTVVDGRPKALNLFFVGDGLVRTNPLYGRGCSFAAVEAHLLRDVLDAHRRPAARAIAYHDAVSAELRPYYDDMRTQDRSAIRRARNALDPAYRPRAKAKVLKSFGEDAVTIALRSDPDLIREFMRGFHMLEPSSAWLKRPANLAKVMGAWATPKSAKASLYPPRLGPDRSEMFGTLNLSATADAERLGLAA, encoded by the coding sequence ATGACGGAACGCGTGCTGATCATCGGCGCCGGGATGGCCGGGCTGTTCACAGCCCTGGCGCTAGGCGCATCCGGCCGGCAGGTCGACATCCTTGAGCGCGATCCGCCCGCCCCGGACGGCGGCGCCGACGACGCCTTCGAGACCTGGAACCGGCGCGGCGTCGGCCATCTGCGGCATAGCCACGCCTTCCTGGCCCGTCTGCGCAAGATCATCGTCGACAACCATCCCGCCCTGCTGGACGAGCTCAAGGCCGCCGGCGTGCAGGAGCTGAAGTTCGCCGACGGCCTCAATCCCATCGCCAAGGCCCGCTATCGCGCCCGACCAGAGGACGCCGGCCTGACTGTCCTGACCAGCCGTCGCACGACCCTGGAGCTGGTCCTGCGCCGCTACGTCGAGCGCATGGCCAACGTGACCCTCCACAGCGGCGTCAACGCCGCCGGCCTGCTCGGCAGTCTGGACGGCGAGAACCGCTACGTCGTTCGGGGCCTGAGGCTGGAAGACGCCGACGGCCTGCGGGAGGAAGAGGCCGACCTCGTCGTCGACGCCGCCGGCCGCATGTCCCAGGGCTTCGAATGGCTGGCGGAGGCGGGCGTGAGCACGCCCGAGGAGAGCGAGGACGCCGGCATCCTCTACTACACCCGCCACTACCGCCTGCGGCCAGATCAGGACGCCCCCGAGCGCGCCGCCGCGCCCGCCGCCGGCGACCTGGGCTACATCAAGTACGGCCTGTTCCCGGCCGATAATCGCTGCTTCTCGATCACCCTGGCCGTACCGGAGATCGAACAGACCCTTCGCCAGGCCGTTCTGAAGCCCGAGACCTTCGACCGGATCTGCAGCCTGCTGCCCGGCATCGCCCGCTGGACCGACGTCGAGCGATCCGAGCCGATCAGCAAGGTGTTCGGCATGGGCGACCTGAAGAGCCGCTGGCGCGACACCGTCGTGGACGGCAGGCCCAAGGCGCTGAACCTGTTCTTCGTCGGCGACGGCCTGGTGCGGACCAACCCGCTGTACGGTCGCGGCTGCAGTTTCGCGGCGGTCGAGGCGCACCTGCTGCGCGATGTGCTGGACGCCCATAGGCGGCCGGCGGCGCGGGCGATCGCCTACCACGACGCGGTCTCCGCCGAGTTGCGCCCGTACTACGACGACATGCGCACCCAGGATCGCTCGGCGATCCGCCGCGCCCGGAATGCGCTGGACCCTGCCTATCGCCCGCGCGCGAAGGCGAAGGTCCTCAAGAGCTTCGGCGAGGACGCCGTCACCATCGCCCTCCGCTCGGACCCGGACCTCATCCGCGAGTTCATGCGCGGCTTCCACATGCTGGAGCCGTCCAGCGCCTGGCTGAAGCGTCCGGCCAACCTGGCCAAGGTGATGGGCGCCTGGGCGACGCCCAAGTCGGCCAAGGCCTCGCTGTACCCGCCCAGGCTGGGGCCGGACCGGTCCGAGATGTTCGGAACGTTGAACCTGTCGGCGACGGCCGACGCCGAGCGGCTGGGCCTGGCGGCCTAA
- the hisH gene encoding imidazole glycerol phosphate synthase subunit HisH → MQSVALIDYGSGNLRSAEKALRRAAEQLTTSVDILVTADPDRVAAADRLVLPGVGAFAACMNALAAREGLVEAMTAAVTRGAPFLGVCVGMQLLATRGLEFGETPGLGWIPGEVARLRPSDPAAKVPHMGWNALGDLDAGRPLLAGLGPTPHMYFTHSFAFAPADPAHVIATTDHGGRFTAAVARDNVMGVQFHPEKSQGPGLRLLQNFLETSA, encoded by the coding sequence ATGCAGAGCGTCGCCCTGATCGACTATGGGTCGGGCAACCTTCGTTCGGCCGAGAAGGCGCTCCGCCGCGCGGCGGAGCAGCTGACCACATCCGTGGACATCCTTGTCACCGCCGATCCCGATCGCGTGGCCGCGGCGGATCGGCTGGTGCTGCCGGGCGTCGGCGCCTTCGCGGCCTGTATGAACGCCCTAGCCGCCCGCGAGGGCCTGGTCGAGGCCATGACCGCCGCCGTGACGCGCGGCGCGCCCTTCCTGGGCGTCTGCGTCGGCATGCAGCTGCTCGCCACGCGCGGACTGGAGTTCGGCGAGACGCCTGGCCTGGGGTGGATCCCGGGCGAGGTCGCGAGGCTGCGGCCGTCCGACCCCGCCGCCAAGGTGCCGCACATGGGCTGGAACGCCCTGGGCGACCTCGACGCCGGGCGGCCGCTGCTGGCGGGGCTGGGCCCGACGCCGCACATGTACTTCACCCATTCCTTCGCCTTCGCCCCCGCCGACCCGGCGCACGTGATCGCCACGACAGACCATGGCGGCCGCTTTACCGCCGCGGTCGCGCGCGACAACGTGATGGGCGTGCAGTTCCACCCCGAGAAGTCGCAAGGCCCCGGGCTGCGGCTGCTGCAGAACTTCCTGGAGACGTCCGCGTGA
- the hisF gene encoding imidazole glycerol phosphate synthase subunit HisF translates to MLKVRVIPCLDVKDGRVVKGVNFVALRDAGDPVEQARAYDAAGADELMFLDITASHEGRGAILDVVARTADECFMPVSVGGGVRSVENARALLRAGADKVSVNTAAVENPDLITGMADAFGSQCVVVAVDAKARGDGGWNIFTYGGRNDTGIDAVEFAARAVEKGAGEILLTSMDRDGAKIGYDTGLLRAVTGAVSVPVIASGGAGHVQHLVEAVTVGHADAVLAASIFHFGEVSIAEAKRAMAAAGVPVRLGQEAA, encoded by the coding sequence ATGCTCAAGGTCCGCGTCATTCCCTGCCTGGACGTCAAGGACGGGCGCGTGGTGAAGGGCGTCAATTTCGTCGCCCTGCGCGACGCCGGCGATCCCGTGGAGCAGGCGCGGGCCTATGACGCCGCCGGCGCCGACGAGCTGATGTTCCTGGACATCACCGCCAGTCACGAGGGCCGCGGCGCGATCCTGGACGTCGTCGCCCGGACGGCGGATGAGTGCTTCATGCCGGTGTCGGTCGGCGGCGGCGTGCGCAGCGTCGAGAACGCCCGCGCCCTGCTGCGGGCCGGCGCCGACAAGGTTTCGGTCAACACCGCAGCGGTGGAGAATCCCGACCTGATCACCGGCATGGCCGACGCCTTCGGCAGCCAGTGCGTGGTCGTGGCCGTGGACGCCAAGGCGCGCGGCGACGGGGGCTGGAACATCTTCACCTACGGCGGGCGCAACGACACCGGCATCGACGCTGTCGAGTTCGCCGCCCGGGCGGTGGAGAAGGGCGCGGGCGAGATCCTGCTGACCTCCATGGATCGGGACGGAGCCAAGATCGGCTACGACACGGGACTGCTCCGCGCGGTGACCGGCGCGGTCTCGGTGCCCGTGATCGCCAGCGGCGGGGCGGGCCATGTCCAGCATCTGGTCGAGGCGGTGACCGTGGGCCACGCCGACGCGGTGCTGGCGGCCTCGATCTTTCACTTCGGCGAGGTCTCGATCGCGGAGGCCAAGCGGGCCATGGCCGCGGCGGGCGTGCCGGTGCGGCTGGGACAGGAGGCGGCATGA